From Salvia splendens isolate huo1 chromosome 16, SspV2, whole genome shotgun sequence, a single genomic window includes:
- the LOC121770815 gene encoding uncharacterized protein LOC121770815, whose protein sequence is MEKKIVDCVDHEHPLILTENVSKDGTPSCYGCGIPVIDLELAYACTVKNCSNRIILHKKCGELPSQILHPKHPEHPLSLFDNHPVLSQDCDICMCDIGKELAYRCSSCDFDIDLRCARIHVDERLEGKVQVEHPSHPDHPLTLIRKASFSFYCNGCGVKDVDMAYLCSSCEFMVHKTCVSLPLILPINPRYHHHHLSLAFSFPREHYRYIHDCDVCHKILDRSCWVYFCGDCRFFAHIRCVASTTAKTAEHDSNLEGDGNDGLNVIEFPLHAHDISKELITPFVMREKGLNNIPDVTDMPAEVHMPQTTASFSFLFNYHSHPLRLVSELSKKDDEVDHYKMMDERDEDDEYDELKVCDVCVTPILSSPYYECAPCKYFVHSICSMFPKTLSSSSSSSSSDLYGKCPKTHYKNHKLTLYPSSGFIDMDPELCRCVSCGYITNGMVYECEGCKMKIDVKCASPPATIRHASHPCHGPLVLTRIPPTEEAAKLKSCHGCKYLLKNRIAYCCSGNDCEFALDLRCAMLPASITMREWDRHHSLMLSFDASLDHPSGFICDFCEMELHPKWWMYHCRQCDLSFGLSCLRAASGKYRNIKFGRRFVLDGIHPNHPLTFNHITIKRRCNLCDENVYDYCGLECASCYYVVCLVCARKELSKMM, encoded by the exons ATGGAGAAGAAGATTGTCGACTGTGTCGACCACGAACATCCTTTGATTCTCACCGAAAATGTGAGTAAAGACGGGACTCCAAGTTGCTATGGGTGTGGTATTCCCGTAATTGATTTGGAGCTCGCTTATGCTTGCACAGTTAAAAATTGTTCGAATAGGATTATCCTCCACAAGAAATGTGGAGAATTGCCTAGTCAAATTTTGCACCCTAAACACCCCGAGCATCCCCTCTCCCTATTTGATAACCACCCGGTATTGAGTCAGGATTGTGATATTTGTATGTGCGATATTGGTAAGGAGCTTGCCTATCGATGTTCAAGTTGTGATTTCGACATTGACTTAAGATGCGCAAGAATACATGTTGATGAAAGATTAGAGGGGAAAGTACAAGTAGAACACCCGAGTCACCCTGATCACCCTTTGACACTAATTAGAAAGGcctcattttcattttattgtaATGGTTGTGGCGTTAAAGACGTGGACATGGCTTATTTATGCTCATCATGTGAATTTATGGTACACAAAACTTGTGTGTCGTTGCCCCTCATTCTCCCCATAAATCCCCgataccaccaccaccatcttTCTCTTGCCTTTAGTTTTCCCAGGGAACATTACAGATATATACACGATTGTGACGTCTGTCATAAAATATTAGACAGATCCTGTTGGGTCTATTTTTGTGGTGATTGCAGATTCTTTGCGCATATCAGGTGCGTTGCCTCCACGACTGCTAAGACAGCAGAGCACGACTCAAATTT AGAAGGCGATGGTAATGATGGTTTGAATGTGATTGAATTCCCACTACATGCGCATGACATATCAAAGGAGTTAATCACACCTTTTGTGATGAGAGAAAAAGGTCTTAACAACATCCCGGATGTAACAGACATGCCAGCAGAAGTGCATATGCCACAAACCACCGCAAGTTTTTCGTTTCTATTCAACTATCACAGCCATCCTTTGCGTTTGGTTTCAGAATTGTCCAAGAAAGACGATGAAGTTGATCACTACAAAATGATGGATGAGAGAGATGAAGACGATGAATATGATGAGTTGAAGGTATGTGACGTGTGTGTAACACCCATACTTTCTTCTCCATATTACGAGTGTGCTCCTTGCAAATATTTTGTACACTCCATTTGCTCCATGTTTCCGAAAActttatcatcatcatcttcttcttcttcgtctgaccTGTATGGTAAGTGCCCAAAAACACATTATAAAAACCATAAACTCACCCTCTACCCAAGCTCAGGATTTATAGATATGGATCCAGAGCTTTGTAGGTGTGTCTCTTGTGGTTATATCACAAACGGGATGGTGTACGAGTGTGAAGGGTGCAAGATGAAGATAGATGTCAAGTGCGCTTCTCCACCGGCAACTATCAGACACGCATCTCACCCGTGTCATGGACCGCTGGTCTTGACTAGAATACCACCAACAGAAGAAGCTGCCAAGCTGAAAAGTTGCCATGGCTGCAAATATTTGTTGAAAAACCGCATTGCATATTGCTGTAGTGGCAACGATTGTGAATTTGCGTTGGACTTGAGATGTGCTATGCTGCCGGCGAGCATAACAATGCGTGAGTGGGATAGGCACCATTCGTTAATGTTGTCATTTGATGCCTCTCTCGACCATCCCTCCGGCtttatttgtgatttttgtgAAATGGAATTGCATCCAAAGTGGTGGATGTATCACTGTCGCCAATGCGACCTTTCTTTCGGCCTTTCTTGCCTCAGGGCTGCTTCTGGTAAATATAGAAACATCAAATTTGGGCGCCGATTTGTGTTGGACGGTATTCACCCGAATCACCCTCTCACATTCAATCACATCACTATCAAGAGAAGATGCAACCTTTGTGATGAGAATGTGTATGACTACTGTGGGTTAGAATGTGCATCATGTTACTATGTTGTGTGCTTAGTTTGTGCTAGGAAAGAGTTATCTAAAATGATGTAA
- the LOC121770537 gene encoding pectin acetylesterase 7-like isoform X1, with translation MFKMHCMIIACLLAVAAQRVSSSELVPFTKVAFATARRAVCLDGSPGGYHHSAGSGDGARNWLVYLMGGGWCADIATCQSYFNETRGSSRFSRFENFTGILSPDKHINPDFYNWNRIYVVYCDQSSFLGDSEVNGPEHKVQFRGSKIFDAVVEDLLVKGMVVGKNVILSGRSAGALATILHCDGFRARLPIACRVKCLSDAGFFIRAENVPYADYREQFFASTITLHKISRFLPATCTKRMDPNLCLFPENIVGDVRTPLFILNSAFDYFQVKNRLVPDSSPDWERWEMCSNNLSFCTSSDKQLITDFGDAFFKGVRRILKNPSGGMFIDACYIHSVAYDERYWSPNSTVKLGNLTILEAFANWYFDRDSVTLVTSSKFLEICT, from the exons ATGTTCAAGATGCATTGTATGATCATTGCCTGCTTACTAGCCGTAGCTGCTCAGCGCGTGAGCAGCTCCGAGCTCGTTCCGTTCACCAAAGTTGCCTTCGCAACAGCAAGGAGAGCAG TTTGTTTGGATGGGTCACCGGGTGGCTACCATCACTCGGCCGGATCAGGAGACGGAGCCAGAAATTGGCTCGTCTATCTCATG GGAGGAGGATGGTGTGCAGACATTGCTACATGCCAAAGCTACTTCAATGAAACTAGAGGGAGTAGCCGATTCAGCCGATTCGAAAATTTCACAGGGATTCTTAGCCCAGACAAACACATAAACCCGg ATTTCTACAACTGgaacagaatttacgtggtctACTGTGACCAGTCGTCTTTTCTCGGAGACAGTGAGGTTAATGGCCCA GAGCACAAGGTCCAGTTCAGAGGGTCCAAGATATTTGATGCTGTCGTGGAAGACCTTTTGGTCAAAGGAATGGTTGTTGGAAAAAAT GTAATTCTTTCCGGCAGATCCGCCGGGGCCCTAGCAACCATCCTTCATTGTGACGGCTTTCGAGCACGTCTCCCCATTGCCTGCAGGGTGAAATGCCTATCGGACGCTGGATTTTTCATCCGAGC tgagaATGTCCCTTACGCGGACTATAGAGAGCAATTTTTTGCCTCGACCATCACGCTCCAT AAAATATCCAGATTTTTGCCGGCCACATGCACAAAAAGAATGGATCCGAATTTG TGTCTCTTTCCAGAAAATATAGTCGGAGATGTTCGAACTCCACTATTTATATTGAATAGTGCATTTGATTATTTCCAG gtTAAAAACCGTTTGGTTCCTGATTCGTCTCCTGATTGGGAAAGATGGGAAATGTGTTCGAACAATTTGAGCTTTTGTACGTCTTCTGATAAACAATTGATAACTG ATTTTGGGGATGCATTTTTCAAAGGCGTTAGACGAATCCTCAAAAATCCTTCCGGAGGCATGTTTATAGACGCATGCTACATTCATTCAGTAGCATATGATGAGCGCTATTGGTCACCCAATTCCACTGTCAAATTGGGAAATTTG ACCATATTGGAGGCCTTTGCTAATTGGTATTTTGATAGAGATTCAGTCACATTGGTTACTTCTTCCAAATTTTTAGAGATTTGTACTTAA
- the LOC121770537 gene encoding pectin acetylesterase 7-like isoform X2, whose protein sequence is MFKMHCMIIACLLAVAAQRVSSSELVPFTKVAFATARRAVCLDGSPGGYHHSAGSGDGARNWLVYLMGGGWCADIATCQSYFNETRGSSRFSRFENFTGILSPDKHINPDFYNWNRIYVVYCDQSSFLGDSEVNGPEHKVQFRGSKIFDAVVEDLLVKGMVILSGRSAGALATILHCDGFRARLPIACRVKCLSDAGFFIRAENVPYADYREQFFASTITLHKISRFLPATCTKRMDPNLCLFPENIVGDVRTPLFILNSAFDYFQVKNRLVPDSSPDWERWEMCSNNLSFCTSSDKQLITDFGDAFFKGVRRILKNPSGGMFIDACYIHSVAYDERYWSPNSTVKLGNLTILEAFANWYFDRDSVTLVTSSKFLEICT, encoded by the exons ATGTTCAAGATGCATTGTATGATCATTGCCTGCTTACTAGCCGTAGCTGCTCAGCGCGTGAGCAGCTCCGAGCTCGTTCCGTTCACCAAAGTTGCCTTCGCAACAGCAAGGAGAGCAG TTTGTTTGGATGGGTCACCGGGTGGCTACCATCACTCGGCCGGATCAGGAGACGGAGCCAGAAATTGGCTCGTCTATCTCATG GGAGGAGGATGGTGTGCAGACATTGCTACATGCCAAAGCTACTTCAATGAAACTAGAGGGAGTAGCCGATTCAGCCGATTCGAAAATTTCACAGGGATTCTTAGCCCAGACAAACACATAAACCCGg ATTTCTACAACTGgaacagaatttacgtggtctACTGTGACCAGTCGTCTTTTCTCGGAGACAGTGAGGTTAATGGCCCA GAGCACAAGGTCCAGTTCAGAGGGTCCAAGATATTTGATGCTGTCGTGGAAGACCTTTTGGTCAAAGGAATG GTAATTCTTTCCGGCAGATCCGCCGGGGCCCTAGCAACCATCCTTCATTGTGACGGCTTTCGAGCACGTCTCCCCATTGCCTGCAGGGTGAAATGCCTATCGGACGCTGGATTTTTCATCCGAGC tgagaATGTCCCTTACGCGGACTATAGAGAGCAATTTTTTGCCTCGACCATCACGCTCCAT AAAATATCCAGATTTTTGCCGGCCACATGCACAAAAAGAATGGATCCGAATTTG TGTCTCTTTCCAGAAAATATAGTCGGAGATGTTCGAACTCCACTATTTATATTGAATAGTGCATTTGATTATTTCCAG gtTAAAAACCGTTTGGTTCCTGATTCGTCTCCTGATTGGGAAAGATGGGAAATGTGTTCGAACAATTTGAGCTTTTGTACGTCTTCTGATAAACAATTGATAACTG ATTTTGGGGATGCATTTTTCAAAGGCGTTAGACGAATCCTCAAAAATCCTTCCGGAGGCATGTTTATAGACGCATGCTACATTCATTCAGTAGCATATGATGAGCGCTATTGGTCACCCAATTCCACTGTCAAATTGGGAAATTTG ACCATATTGGAGGCCTTTGCTAATTGGTATTTTGATAGAGATTCAGTCACATTGGTTACTTCTTCCAAATTTTTAGAGATTTGTACTTAA